The Nitrospira sp. genome contains a region encoding:
- a CDS encoding type IV pilus twitching motility protein PilT, whose protein sequence is MDISKLLTFSVKEGASDCHISAGEPPMIRIHGDLKKLDHPALTPDETHALIYDMMNDSQRKNFEEKRECDFSFELGDIARFRVNVFVQQRGLGAVFRNIPTTILPLEKLGMPPILRQLCDKEKGLILVTGPTGSGKSTTLAAMVDYLNNTFEGHIITIEDPIEFVHRSKKCLVNQRELGVHTLSFANALKSALREDPDIVLVGEMRDLDTIQLALTAAETGHLVFGTLHTSSAPKTIDRIIDAFPPAQQAQIRTQLSEALEAVITQTLLKKKAGGRVAALEVMVATTAVRNLIREAKLHQIPGIMQASQKDGMQTMDMALVDLATRGVVHKAEAQSRSMNPNLFGPSVAGAA, encoded by the coding sequence ATGGATATTTCCAAGCTCCTTACGTTTTCCGTCAAGGAGGGCGCCTCCGACTGCCATATCAGTGCCGGAGAACCCCCCATGATTCGTATTCACGGCGATCTGAAAAAGCTTGACCACCCTGCTCTCACTCCCGATGAAACGCACGCCTTGATCTACGACATGATGAACGATTCCCAGCGGAAGAACTTCGAAGAAAAGCGTGAATGTGACTTTTCCTTCGAACTCGGTGATATCGCCCGTTTCCGTGTCAACGTCTTCGTGCAACAGCGAGGATTGGGTGCCGTGTTTCGGAACATTCCGACCACCATTCTCCCGCTGGAGAAGCTGGGGATGCCGCCTATCCTTCGGCAACTCTGCGATAAGGAAAAGGGGTTGATATTAGTCACTGGACCAACCGGTTCCGGTAAGTCCACCACGCTTGCGGCGATGGTGGATTACTTGAACAATACGTTCGAAGGCCACATCATCACCATCGAAGATCCGATCGAATTCGTCCACAGATCCAAGAAGTGCCTGGTCAACCAACGAGAACTCGGTGTCCATACCTTGTCCTTCGCCAACGCCCTGAAGTCGGCGCTTCGCGAAGATCCCGACATCGTGTTGGTGGGAGAAATGCGGGATTTGGATACCATTCAGCTGGCGTTGACGGCCGCGGAAACCGGACACTTGGTCTTCGGAACCCTCCACACATCGAGCGCTCCTAAGACGATCGACCGTATCATCGACGCCTTTCCCCCGGCGCAGCAGGCACAAATCAGAACCCAGCTTTCGGAGGCGCTGGAAGCCGTCATCACACAAACGCTGTTGAAGAAAAAAGCAGGTGGTCGTGTTGCCGCGCTGGAGGTCATGGTGGCGACGACCGCCGTCCGGAATCTGATCCGTGAGGCCAAGCTGCACCAAATTCCTGGGATCATGCAGGCGAGCCAAAAAGACGGCATGCAAACGATGGATATGGCCTTGGTCGATCTCGCGACACGCGGTGTCGTGCACAAGGCCGAAGCGCAATCTCGCAGCATGAACCCCAATCTTTTCGGTCCGTCGGTTGCCGGCGCAGCGTAG
- a CDS encoding Slp family lipoprotein: protein MSRMPRFAPLIGAALMLSACAESIHQVQRDTELLGVPLGLEKEIDASVSFAELKTSPRDYVGRTVMIGGKVIRAKRTQAGTELEVLQLPTAKEGPQTEDGLRSEGRFLAIQEAFLDPASLPENTPITVIGTVKGETTRPLDESDYTYPLLEVKHIIDWNSIAARSPRGRPYYAPYYPPYGWDGFAPYSGFGPYGGYWGPFGGFGSYWGGRGFYGGPGFYAPRGPSHSSPPPPPRSVHPRLRGR from the coding sequence ATGTCTCGCATGCCCAGGTTCGCTCCCCTGATTGGTGCGGCACTCATGTTATCGGCCTGCGCAGAATCGATCCATCAGGTACAACGCGATACGGAGTTGCTCGGGGTTCCTCTTGGGCTGGAAAAGGAGATCGATGCCAGCGTCAGTTTTGCCGAGCTGAAGACAAGTCCACGTGACTATGTCGGTCGAACGGTCATGATCGGCGGGAAAGTCATTCGAGCCAAACGGACACAGGCGGGAACCGAACTCGAAGTCTTACAATTGCCGACAGCGAAGGAAGGGCCCCAGACAGAAGATGGGCTTCGATCCGAAGGAAGATTCTTGGCGATTCAAGAAGCGTTTCTCGATCCCGCCAGTCTTCCGGAAAATACACCTATCACAGTGATCGGCACCGTCAAAGGTGAAACCACAAGACCGTTGGATGAGAGCGACTACACCTATCCCCTTCTTGAGGTGAAACACATTATCGATTGGAATAGTATCGCCGCGCGGAGCCCGAGGGGCAGACCCTATTATGCCCCCTACTATCCGCCCTATGGTTGGGATGGGTTTGCTCCCTATAGTGGGTTCGGTCCCTATGGTGGTTATTGGGGTCCATTTGGTGGCTTTGGTAGCTATTGGGGAGGGCGTGGATTCTATGGTGGTCCTGGCTTTTATGCCCCACGCGGGCCATCTCATTCCTCGCCACCGCCCCCTCCGCGAAGCGTTCACCCGCGACTCAGAGGCAGGTAG
- a CDS encoding GAF domain-containing protein — protein MENPILRQFQDISALLNSSLDPAAIRKRAIEAATLLMDAEAGSLLLLDETTNELYFDVAHGEKGAVIQRARLRHGQGIAWHVARTGEPIIINDVQRDTRFFRQVDQVSGFVTRNMVCVPVTAHGHLLGVLQAINRKHHKLFSEDDLQNFIALGHQVGIAIENANLYEEIHRLFEGFISASVQAIESRDPTTSGHSQRVAALTCGLAEALGQSDSGRYAGVRFTADHIQELRYAAVLHDFGKVGVREHVLLKAKKLYPLQQELIKSRFDFIKRTLEADTLRRKLAVHEANRSRKTHTLLAELDRRLAERMKEVDELYACILTCNQPTSMAPAQADKLKALAYRRYRSYEGPRPFLLEDEIAALTVTHGTLTQSERQEIERHVTHTFEFLSKIPWTRALRNVPSIAWSHHEKLDGSGYPRGLSHDQIPLQARMMTICDIYDALAASDRPYKAAVEPDIAVGYLVKQAHEGKLDADLVRVFTSQKIYLMTQPRAPLRKAA, from the coding sequence ATGGAAAACCCGATCCTTCGACAGTTTCAGGACATCAGTGCGCTGCTCAATTCAAGCCTCGATCCCGCCGCCATCCGCAAGCGTGCCATCGAAGCCGCGACACTGCTGATGGATGCCGAAGCCGGTTCGCTCCTGCTCCTGGATGAAACGACGAACGAACTCTACTTTGACGTAGCCCACGGCGAAAAGGGTGCGGTCATTCAACGGGCTCGGCTACGCCACGGACAAGGTATCGCATGGCACGTCGCGCGAACCGGAGAACCGATTATCATCAACGATGTCCAGCGTGACACCCGGTTTTTCCGCCAGGTGGACCAGGTCAGTGGATTTGTGACGCGCAACATGGTCTGTGTCCCCGTGACGGCTCATGGGCATTTGCTTGGCGTGCTGCAGGCCATCAATCGCAAGCACCACAAGCTCTTCAGCGAAGACGACCTCCAGAACTTCATCGCCCTGGGACACCAAGTCGGCATCGCGATCGAAAATGCGAATCTGTACGAGGAAATCCACCGGTTGTTCGAAGGCTTTATCTCGGCCAGCGTGCAGGCCATTGAAAGCCGTGATCCCACCACAAGCGGACACAGTCAACGCGTGGCGGCCCTGACATGCGGGCTGGCAGAGGCCCTCGGTCAGTCCGACTCCGGACGCTATGCAGGCGTTCGATTCACGGCGGATCACATCCAGGAACTTCGCTACGCGGCGGTGCTGCACGACTTCGGAAAGGTCGGCGTGCGGGAGCATGTTCTGCTGAAGGCGAAAAAACTCTATCCACTGCAGCAGGAGCTCATCAAATCGCGATTCGATTTCATCAAGCGGACCCTGGAAGCCGACACGTTGCGCCGAAAGCTTGCGGTGCATGAGGCGAACCGAAGCCGAAAAACGCACACGCTGCTGGCAGAATTGGACCGACGGTTGGCGGAACGGATGAAGGAAGTCGATGAATTGTATGCGTGTATTCTGACATGCAATCAACCCACGTCCATGGCTCCGGCACAAGCCGACAAACTCAAGGCGTTAGCCTATCGCCGGTATCGTTCGTATGAAGGGCCTCGCCCGTTTCTGCTGGAAGATGAAATCGCCGCATTGACGGTCACGCACGGAACGTTGACTCAATCCGAGCGGCAGGAAATCGAGCGGCATGTCACGCACACCTTCGAATTTCTCTCGAAAATCCCCTGGACAAGAGCCCTCCGCAATGTGCCGTCCATCGCGTGGAGCCATCACGAAAAACTCGACGGCAGCGGGTATCCGCGCGGACTATCCCACGATCAGATTCCGCTTCAAGCCCGCATGATGACGATTTGTGATATCTATGATGCACTCGCGGCCTCAGATCGGCCTTACAAGGCTGCCGTCGAACCTGACATTGCCGTCGGCTACTTGGTCAAGCAGGCACACGAGGGGAAACTTGATGCAGACCTCGTCCGGGTGTTTACGAGTCAGAAAATCTATCTGATGACTCAACCCCGCGCGCCTTTGCGTAAAGCTGCATAA
- a CDS encoding DUF4412 domain-containing protein yields MHIRLYSWLIIVAASLILAVPTFAGPGINAEYSAEEVVETADSMSKTKVYSTPTMERREMSEGGQQMIAITRHDKKVVWNLMPEEKMYMEMSIGQSAAKKEEKTDLSAYKIEQTPMGQETLNGIVMNKGKMIMTGKDGSKMGGFMWTTKEGIIAKMDALSVEKGKKDRFKLEMSNLKIGKQPADLFEIPKGYEKMDMGAMGAMEGMGDMGNMMKGMFGK; encoded by the coding sequence ATGCACATACGTCTCTATTCATGGTTAATCATCGTGGCAGCAAGTCTAATCTTGGCTGTCCCCACGTTTGCCGGTCCCGGCATCAACGCCGAGTACTCGGCCGAAGAAGTCGTCGAGACGGCCGATAGCATGTCGAAGACCAAGGTCTATTCGACGCCCACAATGGAGCGGCGGGAAATGAGCGAGGGCGGGCAACAGATGATCGCCATCACCCGGCACGACAAGAAAGTCGTCTGGAACCTGATGCCGGAAGAAAAAATGTATATGGAGATGTCGATCGGACAGAGCGCAGCGAAAAAAGAAGAGAAGACGGATCTTTCCGCCTACAAGATCGAGCAGACGCCGATGGGCCAGGAGACGCTGAACGGTATCGTCATGAACAAGGGAAAGATGATCATGACCGGCAAGGACGGTTCAAAGATGGGCGGTTTCATGTGGACCACGAAGGAAGGCATCATCGCCAAGATGGACGCCCTCTCCGTCGAGAAAGGCAAGAAAGACCGCTTCAAGCTGGAGATGTCGAATCTGAAAATCGGCAAACAGCCGGCCGATCTGTTTGAGATTCCCAAAGGCTATGAAAAGATGGATATGGGGGCTATGGGAGCCATGGAAGGTATGGGCGACATGGGCAATATGATGAAGGGTATGTTCGGCAAATAA
- a CDS encoding adenylate/guanylate cyclase domain-containing protein, whose translation MTITAGLACLSWLAPNALVRLNNDALDLQLRLRGERSPGQEIALVLIDEKSLKEIGRWPWARDTQALLIERIGAQQPAVIGIDIIYAEPEQSTAIRDLESWSRAERREGRLGDRVFDSLRTHLNALDTDQRFENSMAQAGKIVLTLPLFVPEGEAAGSLTSATRVVSETLKQSEFMIVRHTKSAEESILYEAAAILPPLDRFARQATGLGHVYRLPDHDGVTRREVLALRHGDAYLPSFALEVARLYLNQPRDRMALLLGEGVTVGNIIVPTDQKLRMLINYLGRDLRFPWISATDVIHQRVPSNLLRGKAVLVGTAALGTYDQLSTPFSANFPGVEKNATVVENILHQRFLTAGLWTGPIEFGLILLFGLVLAGTLPRVRAFHGTCLTAAIGIGYAGTAQGVLVTHGVCLPVVMPTLTIGSVFMATTVLNYVLKERQAREIHSMFARYVSPRIVQELVACPSKATLGGQRKELTMMFVDLVGFTTYSEQHSAEDVVAQLNEYLSAMTEVIFRWDGTLDKFVGDEIVVFWGAPIDQPDHADSAVRCALEMRARLVELQGMWKRSGKPVLDNGIGINTGMVVVGNIGAEGKKIDYTMIGDQVNLASRIQGLTRTLGHPILLSESTASRLTSGPNPEGLTTHPDQYDILLTPLKAVMVKGRQEAVTVYAAQSSDGGSEYLQSEARAS comes from the coding sequence ATGACCATAACGGCTGGATTAGCCTGCTTGTCATGGTTGGCTCCCAATGCGCTCGTGCGACTCAATAATGACGCGTTGGATCTTCAGTTGAGACTCCGGGGGGAACGCAGCCCAGGACAAGAAATTGCGCTGGTGTTGATCGATGAGAAGAGTCTCAAGGAAATCGGCCGATGGCCATGGGCTCGTGACACGCAGGCACTTCTGATCGAGCGGATCGGCGCACAACAGCCGGCGGTCATCGGCATCGATATCATCTACGCCGAGCCGGAACAATCTACCGCGATTCGCGATCTGGAGAGCTGGTCGCGTGCCGAACGACGAGAAGGACGGCTCGGCGACCGCGTGTTCGACTCGTTACGCACACACCTCAACGCGCTGGACACAGATCAACGTTTCGAGAATAGCATGGCTCAGGCGGGCAAGATCGTCCTGACGTTGCCCCTTTTTGTGCCGGAAGGCGAAGCTGCCGGCTCATTAACCTCTGCAACCAGGGTTGTGTCTGAAACCCTCAAACAAAGCGAGTTTATGATCGTCAGGCACACGAAATCGGCCGAAGAATCCATCCTGTATGAGGCTGCGGCCATCCTTCCACCACTCGACAGATTTGCCCGACAGGCCACAGGACTTGGGCATGTCTATCGATTGCCGGATCACGATGGTGTCACACGGCGGGAGGTGCTCGCCCTGCGACATGGAGATGCCTATTTGCCGTCCTTCGCGTTGGAGGTCGCGCGGCTGTATCTCAATCAGCCACGGGACCGCATGGCGCTGCTCCTCGGGGAGGGAGTGACGGTTGGGAACATCATCGTCCCGACGGATCAGAAGCTCCGCATGCTCATCAACTACCTCGGGCGTGACCTTCGATTTCCATGGATATCCGCGACGGATGTGATCCATCAGCGAGTGCCCTCCAATTTGCTTCGAGGGAAAGCTGTGCTTGTGGGAACGGCTGCCCTGGGTACCTACGACCAGCTCAGCACGCCATTTTCCGCCAATTTCCCGGGAGTTGAAAAGAACGCGACAGTCGTCGAAAACATCCTCCACCAACGGTTTCTGACCGCCGGACTGTGGACCGGTCCCATCGAATTCGGTCTGATCCTTCTGTTCGGATTGGTGCTGGCCGGCACGTTGCCGCGAGTACGTGCCTTTCATGGAACGTGTTTGACCGCGGCGATCGGGATCGGATATGCGGGAACCGCACAAGGAGTGTTGGTTACCCATGGAGTGTGTCTCCCGGTTGTGATGCCCACTCTGACCATTGGATCGGTATTCATGGCGACAACCGTCCTCAACTATGTCCTCAAGGAACGTCAGGCGCGTGAAATCCACTCCATGTTTGCCAGGTACGTGAGCCCCCGGATCGTCCAGGAACTCGTGGCCTGTCCGTCCAAAGCCACCCTGGGAGGACAGCGAAAAGAATTAACCATGATGTTCGTCGATCTCGTCGGCTTCACGACCTATAGCGAACAGCATTCCGCAGAAGATGTCGTCGCACAACTCAACGAATATCTCTCTGCGATGACCGAGGTCATTTTTCGATGGGACGGCACACTCGACAAGTTTGTGGGAGACGAGATCGTCGTCTTCTGGGGAGCCCCGATTGATCAACCGGACCATGCCGACTCGGCGGTGCGATGCGCCTTGGAGATGCGCGCTCGATTGGTGGAATTGCAAGGCATGTGGAAGAGATCGGGGAAACCCGTCCTCGACAATGGCATCGGCATCAATACAGGAATGGTTGTCGTCGGAAATATTGGAGCGGAAGGGAAGAAAATCGACTACACCATGATCGGAGACCAGGTCAACCTAGCCTCCCGCATTCAAGGCTTGACGAGGACATTGGGTCATCCGATTCTGCTGAGCGAATCGACGGCATCACGTCTCACATCAGGGCCGAATCCAGAGGGACTGACAACTCACCCAGACCAATATGACATTCTGCTTACCCCGTTGAAAGCCGTGATGGTGAAAGGACGTCAGGAGGCTGTCACCGTCTATGCAGCCCAGTCATCAGACGGTGGGTCGGAATATCTGCAGAGTGAAGCCCGCGCTAGTTGA
- a CDS encoding DUF937 domain-containing protein, giving the protein MGLMDQLGQAASGMMGGQGGQNPLLQALTSLLGQNSSIGGLTGLVQAFQKNGLGEIVNSWVSTGHNLPVTPNQVEQGLGNDLLKQVAAQAGLSSGAASSQLAGLLPDLVDKLTPNGKIEAGGLDQLLKFVQGKMSV; this is encoded by the coding sequence ATGGGATTAATGGATCAATTGGGGCAAGCAGCAAGCGGAATGATGGGCGGGCAAGGAGGCCAGAATCCTCTGCTTCAGGCTTTGACCAGTCTCCTGGGTCAAAATAGCAGCATCGGTGGGCTAACCGGCCTCGTCCAAGCATTCCAAAAGAATGGTCTCGGTGAGATCGTGAATTCGTGGGTGAGCACAGGGCACAATCTTCCGGTGACGCCCAATCAGGTTGAGCAAGGACTTGGAAACGACCTCCTCAAACAAGTGGCGGCCCAAGCAGGGCTCTCGTCTGGTGCGGCCAGTTCGCAGCTAGCCGGCCTCCTGCCGGATTTAGTCGACAAGCTGACACCCAATGGCAAGATCGAAGCCGGCGGCCTCGATCAGCTCCTCAAATTCGTTCAAGGGAAGATGTCCGTCTGA
- a CDS encoding SUMF1/EgtB/PvdO family nonheme iron enzyme, whose product MLPRTYTWLTALLLILLVNGAGLTVAAISDEGHQTGTPAETIRGKDGAPMIRIPAGPFLMGSNDGLPNEKPEHHVTLDEYYIDQFEVTAGRYQTFVESANRNLPPMWDDGATQSLKDLPAVGMSWTDAARYCKWAGRRLPTEAEWEKAGRGTDGRRYPWGHMQPFVDIANYNRGVWVSDAVTLVPVGSGLEGMSVRFGLKSGGRSPYGLSHMAGNAAEWVGDWYDREYYLLSPEKNPTGPSTGEKRVLRGGSWADLPIALRVTARFSAEPDFEDRTIGFRCAADVGN is encoded by the coding sequence ATGCTGCCCCGAACTTACACGTGGCTCACTGCCCTGTTGCTGATCCTTTTAGTCAATGGGGCAGGTCTCACAGTCGCCGCGATATCGGACGAGGGACATCAAACAGGTACTCCTGCTGAGACCATCAGGGGAAAAGACGGGGCGCCGATGATCCGTATTCCTGCCGGACCATTTCTAATGGGAAGCAACGATGGACTGCCGAATGAAAAACCGGAACATCACGTGACACTCGACGAATATTACATCGATCAGTTTGAAGTCACAGCCGGCCGCTATCAGACATTCGTTGAGTCGGCTAATCGCAACTTGCCTCCAATGTGGGATGATGGGGCCACTCAGAGCCTCAAGGACCTTCCCGCCGTTGGGATGTCGTGGACTGACGCAGCGAGGTACTGTAAGTGGGCGGGGAGACGTCTACCCACGGAAGCAGAATGGGAAAAGGCTGGTCGGGGGACTGACGGCCGACGCTACCCTTGGGGGCACATGCAGCCATTCGTCGACATCGCGAATTATAATCGAGGTGTATGGGTGAGTGACGCTGTGACCCTGGTTCCGGTCGGAAGCGGGCTTGAGGGGATGAGCGTACGATTTGGGCTGAAGAGCGGCGGCAGGAGCCCGTATGGGCTCTCCCATATGGCTGGGAACGCGGCTGAATGGGTGGGTGATTGGTATGATCGTGAATACTATCTTCTGAGTCCAGAAAAGAATCCGACCGGTCCCTCAACCGGAGAAAAGCGCGTGCTGCGAGGTGGATCCTGGGCCGACTTGCCGATCGCGCTCCGTGTGACCGCTCGGTTTTCGGCTGAGCCGGATTTTGAGGATCGCACGATCGGGTTCCGATGCGCAGCGGATGTTGGGAACTAA
- a CDS encoding outer membrane beta-barrel protein yields the protein MPKLNRLLAGLFLTGISLVPLNSPPQASAEMYVAGYGGVNFADRINSIAGTGSQAGVPGSFIDFDLQNSITYGGKVGYFPGHSWYGIEGEVFTTTPHIKSLPATATLPADPGIHFRVTTVGVNFIARYPGRTFQPYIGAGVGAGIAHIGDTATVRGDSDVAAAWNVLAGLRAFVTPKIAVFGEYKYTGATFAFDQAFGDLGGFSGNYRAQHILGGLSYHF from the coding sequence ATGCCAAAACTTAATCGGTTGCTTGCCGGCTTGTTCCTTACAGGGATTTCGCTTGTTCCGCTCAATAGCCCGCCTCAAGCATCTGCAGAAATGTATGTCGCTGGATATGGGGGCGTAAACTTTGCGGACCGTATTAACAGTATTGCAGGGACGGGATCTCAAGCTGGTGTCCCTGGTTCTTTCATCGACTTTGACCTCCAAAATTCGATAACCTACGGAGGCAAGGTTGGATACTTCCCCGGACACAGCTGGTACGGAATCGAGGGAGAAGTCTTCACTACCACTCCGCATATTAAGAGCTTGCCGGCCACCGCGACTCTGCCTGCTGATCCGGGCATCCATTTTCGAGTCACCACTGTGGGTGTAAACTTTATCGCGCGTTATCCGGGGCGCACCTTTCAACCCTATATTGGTGCCGGCGTAGGAGCAGGGATTGCCCACATCGGGGATACTGCTACCGTACGAGGCGACAGTGATGTGGCTGCGGCGTGGAATGTGTTGGCTGGTTTGCGCGCATTCGTCACACCCAAGATCGCCGTCTTTGGAGAATATAAGTACACCGGTGCGACGTTCGCGTTCGATCAGGCATTCGGTGACCTAGGAGGCTTCAGTGGCAATTATAGGGCACAGCATATCCTTGGTGGGCTGTCGTATCACTTCTAG
- a CDS encoding intradiol ring-cleavage dioxygenase — translation MNERDKHIEYVLSRREALVLMGAAGAGFLVGSRPTKAQADTGAPRSLCIVRPEQTEGPYFVDERLHRSDIRTDPASGQMKLGTPLALIFRVMRFNAGACQPLPDAQVDIWHCDAQGIYSDVRDPSFNTLGQKFLRGHQMTDAQGDARFLTIYPGWYPIRTVHIHFKIRTAPVTHKAFEFTSQVYFPDEFTDRAYASLPYSSNGPRRIRNRQDFIFRQGGDQLMLEPSATNDGYAAIFSIGLQL, via the coding sequence ATGAACGAGAGAGATAAGCATATTGAGTACGTTCTTTCTCGCCGTGAAGCACTCGTGTTGATGGGAGCGGCCGGCGCCGGCTTCCTGGTGGGTAGTCGACCAACCAAGGCGCAGGCTGATACCGGTGCACCTCGATCCCTTTGCATTGTCCGACCTGAACAAACCGAGGGTCCGTATTTTGTGGACGAACGATTGCACCGATCCGACATCCGCACTGATCCGGCCAGCGGACAGATGAAGCTTGGAACACCGTTGGCTTTGATCTTTCGGGTTATGCGCTTCAATGCAGGAGCCTGTCAGCCGTTGCCCGACGCACAGGTAGATATCTGGCACTGTGATGCCCAGGGAATCTACTCCGATGTACGCGATCCAAGCTTCAACACGCTCGGCCAGAAGTTCTTGCGCGGACACCAAATGACCGACGCGCAGGGAGATGCGCGCTTCCTAACCATCTATCCAGGGTGGTATCCGATTCGAACCGTGCACATTCATTTCAAGATTCGTACGGCTCCGGTGACCCACAAGGCCTTTGAGTTTACCTCGCAAGTGTATTTCCCTGATGAGTTCACCGATCGTGCCTATGCGAGCCTCCCCTACTCGTCGAATGGCCCACGCAGAATAAGAAACCGCCAGGATTTCATCTTTAGACAGGGCGGCGACCAATTGATGCTGGAGCCGTCGGCGACGAACGACGGCTATGCAGCGATATTTTCAATCGGCCTACAACTCTAG
- a CDS encoding PilT/PilU family type 4a pilus ATPase: MEVRSLLKVMVDREASDLYLTVDAPPIYRIHGATQQTDAPPFNNEQLEALALALMRGQQRSEFEEKMEMNLALYYKDLGRFRVNIFRQKGNVGLVFRLIKAEIQTVEQLQLPPIIKDIAMTKRGLVLVVGATGSGKSTSLAAMIDHRNSIHPGHIITVEDPIEFVHQHKKSIITQREVGFDTLTFQNALKNTLRQAPDVILIGEVRDTETMEAAITFAETGHLCIGTLHSNNANQAIERIMNFFPVERHAQIYLQLSLNLRAIISQRLIPSVDGKRAPALEIMLDTPRIKDLIKKAEVDTLKEAMEQGIDEGCQTFDHVLFQLYKANKISLEQALINADSANNLRLKIKLEGLKGDDAVNALLDKQMDSHATDAFKIQGGASGNVTPIRKR, encoded by the coding sequence ATGGAAGTTCGAAGCCTGTTAAAAGTGATGGTGGACCGCGAAGCGTCGGACTTGTATTTGACCGTCGACGCCCCGCCGATTTACCGGATTCATGGCGCGACTCAGCAAACCGATGCGCCGCCTTTCAACAACGAGCAGCTCGAAGCCTTGGCATTGGCGCTGATGCGCGGTCAGCAACGGAGCGAATTCGAAGAAAAGATGGAGATGAATCTGGCGCTGTATTACAAGGATTTAGGCCGTTTTCGCGTCAACATCTTCAGGCAAAAAGGCAATGTCGGGCTCGTCTTCCGCCTCATCAAAGCCGAAATCCAGACGGTGGAGCAGTTGCAGCTTCCTCCGATCATCAAAGATATCGCCATGACGAAGCGCGGCCTCGTGCTCGTCGTCGGCGCCACCGGCTCAGGGAAATCGACCTCGCTGGCCGCCATGATCGACCACCGGAACTCGATTCATCCCGGCCATATCATCACGGTTGAGGATCCCATCGAGTTCGTGCACCAGCACAAAAAGTCGATCATCACTCAACGCGAAGTCGGATTCGATACCTTGACTTTTCAGAACGCGTTGAAGAATACCTTGCGCCAAGCCCCGGACGTGATCCTCATCGGCGAGGTTCGGGATACGGAAACCATGGAAGCCGCGATTACGTTCGCGGAAACCGGGCATCTGTGTATCGGAACCCTGCATTCGAACAATGCCAACCAGGCGATCGAACGCATCATGAATTTCTTCCCGGTCGAACGTCACGCCCAGATCTATCTGCAACTGTCCCTGAATTTGCGCGCGATCATCTCCCAACGATTGATTCCATCGGTCGACGGCAAACGAGCCCCGGCACTGGAAATCATGCTCGACACGCCGCGCATCAAAGACTTGATCAAGAAAGCCGAGGTCGATACGTTAAAAGAAGCCATGGAGCAAGGCATCGACGAAGGCTGCCAGACGTTCGATCACGTACTGTTTCAGCTGTACAAGGCCAATAAAATCAGCCTCGAACAGGCCTTGATCAACGCCGACAGCGCGAACAACCTACGCTTAAAAATCAAGCTCGAGGGGCTGAAAGGCGACGACGCGGTGAATGCCTTGCTGGATAAACAGATGGATAGCCACGCGACGGATGCCTTTAAGATACAAGGGGGCGCTTCCGGAAACGTGACTCCGATTCGCAAGCGGTAG